AGTAAAACAAAATACCGTAAGCAAATGAAAGGGAGAATCAGGGGCTGCACAGAGCGTGCTGCCAGCCTTTCATTTGGGGACTATGGGTTAAAGGCTGTTAGCGGTGGGCGTGTTACTGCTCAGCAGATCGAAGCTGCTCGTATCGTTATTAACAGATATATACGAAGACGCGGTAAGATGTGGATACGTATTTTCCCCGACAAGCCTGTTACTAAAAAACCCGCTGAAACA
This portion of the Deltaproteobacteria bacterium genome encodes:
- the rplP gene encoding 50S ribosomal protein L16; translation: MLSPSKTKYRKQMKGRIRGCTERAASLSFGDYGLKAVSGGRVTAQQIEAARIVINRYIRRRGKMWIRIFPDKPVTKKPAETRMGSGKGAVELWVAPVRPGRIIYEMEGVDEVTAREALRLASYKLPITTRFVMRDELP